The following are from one region of the Mus caroli chromosome 13, CAROLI_EIJ_v1.1, whole genome shotgun sequence genome:
- the B4galt7 gene encoding beta-1,4-galactosyltransferase 7 isoform X1: MLPSRRKAAQLPWEDGRARLLPGGLRRKCSIFHLFIAFLLLVFFSLLWLQLSCSGDMAQVTRGQGQETSGPPRACPPEPPPEHWEEDESWGPHRLAVLVPFRERFEELLVFVPHMHRFLSRKKIQHHIYVLNQVDHFRFNRAALINVGFLESSNSTDYIAMHDVDLLPLNEELDYGFPEAGPFHVASPELHPLYHYKTYVGGILLLSKQHYQLCNGMSNRFWGWGREDDEFYRRIKGAGLQLFRPSGITTGYQTFRHLHDPAWRKRDQKRIAAQKQEQFKVDREGGLNTVKYRVDSRTALSIGGAPCTVLNVMLDCDKTATPWCIFG; this comes from the exons ATGTTGCCCTCCCGGAGGAAAGCGGCGCAGCTGCCCTGGGAGGATGGCAG GGCCAGGTTGCTTCCTGGAGGCCTCCGCCGGAAATGCTCCATCTTCCACCTCTTCATTGCCTTTCTCCTGTTGGTCTTCTTCTCCCTGCTCTGGCTGCAGCTCAGCTGTTCTGGAGATATGGCCCAGGTGACCAGGGGACAAGGGCAGGAGACCTCGGGTCCACCCCGGGCTTGCCCTCCAGAGCCACCCCCTGAGCACTGGGAAGAAGATGAGTCCTGGGGGCCTCACCGCTTGGCAGTGCTGGTGCCCTTTCGTGAGCGCTTTGAGGAGCTGCTGGTCTTTGTGCCCCACATGCACCGCTTCCTAAGCAGGAAGAAGATCCAGCACCACATCTATGTGCTCAACCAGGTGGACCATTTCAG GTTCAATCGGGCAGCACTCATCAATGTGGGCTTCCTGGAGAGCAGCAACAGCACAGACTACATTGCCATGCACGATGTGGACCTGCTGCCTCTCAATGAGGAGCTGGACTATGGCTTCCCGGAGGCTGGGCCCTTCCATGTGGCCTCCCCAGAGCTCCACCCTCTCTACCACTACAAGACCTATGTGGGCGGCATTCTGCTGCTGTCCAAACAGCACTACCAGCTG TGCAACGGAATGTCCAACCGCTTTTGGGGCTGGGGCCGAGAGGATGATGAATTCTACCGGCGCATCAAAGGAGCTGGCCTCCAG CTTTTCCGCCCCTCGGGAATCACAACTGGGTACCAGACATTTCGCCACTTGCATGACCCTGCCTGGCGGAAGAGGGACCAAAAACGCATTGCGGCTCAAAAACAG GAACAGTTCAAGGTGGACCGGGAGGGAGGCCTGAACACTGTGAAGTACCGGGTGGATTCCCGCACAGCACTGTCTATAGGAGGGGCCCCGTGCACTGTCCTCAATGTCATGTTGGACTGCGATAAGACAGCCACCCCATGGTGCATATTTGGCTGA
- the Tmed9 gene encoding transmembrane emp24 domain-containing protein 9 — protein sequence MAAVRGVRVVGSSPGLLLGRGMRAFLLLLWLSARGSALYFHIGETEKKCFIEEIPDETMVIGNYRTQLYDKQREEYQPATPGLGMFVEVKDPEDKVILARQYGSEGRFTFTSHTPGEHQICLHSNSTKFSLFAGGMLRVHLDIQVGEHANDYAEIAAKDKLSELQLRVRQLVEQVEQIQKEQNYQRWREERFRQTSESTNQRVLWWSILQTLILVAIGVWQMRHLKSFFEAKKLV from the exons ATGGCTGCGGTGCGAGGCGTGCGGGTAGTCGGAAGCTCACCGGGACTCTTGCTGGGGAGAGGAATGCGGGCCTTCTTGCTACTGCTGTGGCTTTCAGCCCGTGGAAGCGCGCTGTATTTCCACATcggagagacagaaaagaagtgcTTCATTGAGGAGATCCCAGACGAGACCATGGTCATCG GAAATTACCGGACGCAGCTGTATGACAAACAGCGGGAGGAGTACCAGCCAGCCACCCCTGGGCTTGGCATGTTCGTAGAGGTAAAAGACCCCGAGGACAAG GTCATCCTGGCCCGGCAGTATGGCTCTGAGGGCAGGTTCACCTTCACCTCCCACACCCCTGGTGAGCACCAGATCTGTCTTCACTCAAATTCCACCAAGTTCTCCCTCTTTGCCGGAGGGATGCTG AGGGTTCACCTTGACATCCAAGTGGGCGAACATGCGAACGACTATGCAGAAATTGCTGCCAAGGACAAGCTGAGCGAGCTGCAGCTGAGGGTGCGACAGCTGGTGGAGCAAGTGGAGCAGATCCAAAAGGAGCAGAACTACCAGCGG TGGCGAGAAGAGCGCTTCAGACAAACCAGCGAAAGCACCAACCAGCGAGTGCTATGGTGGTCCATCCTGCAGACTCTCATCCTCGTGGCCATTGGCGTCTGGCAGATGCGGCACCTCAAGAGCTTTTTTGAAGCCAAGAAGTTGGTGTAG
- the B4galt7 gene encoding beta-1,4-galactosyltransferase 7 isoform X2, whose translation MAQVTRGQGQETSGPPRACPPEPPPEHWEEDESWGPHRLAVLVPFRERFEELLVFVPHMHRFLSRKKIQHHIYVLNQVDHFRFNRAALINVGFLESSNSTDYIAMHDVDLLPLNEELDYGFPEAGPFHVASPELHPLYHYKTYVGGILLLSKQHYQLCNGMSNRFWGWGREDDEFYRRIKGAGLQLFRPSGITTGYQTFRHLHDPAWRKRDQKRIAAQKQEQFKVDREGGLNTVKYRVDSRTALSIGGAPCTVLNVMLDCDKTATPWCIFG comes from the exons ATGGCCCAGGTGACCAGGGGACAAGGGCAGGAGACCTCGGGTCCACCCCGGGCTTGCCCTCCAGAGCCACCCCCTGAGCACTGGGAAGAAGATGAGTCCTGGGGGCCTCACCGCTTGGCAGTGCTGGTGCCCTTTCGTGAGCGCTTTGAGGAGCTGCTGGTCTTTGTGCCCCACATGCACCGCTTCCTAAGCAGGAAGAAGATCCAGCACCACATCTATGTGCTCAACCAGGTGGACCATTTCAG GTTCAATCGGGCAGCACTCATCAATGTGGGCTTCCTGGAGAGCAGCAACAGCACAGACTACATTGCCATGCACGATGTGGACCTGCTGCCTCTCAATGAGGAGCTGGACTATGGCTTCCCGGAGGCTGGGCCCTTCCATGTGGCCTCCCCAGAGCTCCACCCTCTCTACCACTACAAGACCTATGTGGGCGGCATTCTGCTGCTGTCCAAACAGCACTACCAGCTG TGCAACGGAATGTCCAACCGCTTTTGGGGCTGGGGCCGAGAGGATGATGAATTCTACCGGCGCATCAAAGGAGCTGGCCTCCAG CTTTTCCGCCCCTCGGGAATCACAACTGGGTACCAGACATTTCGCCACTTGCATGACCCTGCCTGGCGGAAGAGGGACCAAAAACGCATTGCGGCTCAAAAACAG GAACAGTTCAAGGTGGACCGGGAGGGAGGCCTGAACACTGTGAAGTACCGGGTGGATTCCCGCACAGCACTGTCTATAGGAGGGGCCCCGTGCACTGTCCTCAATGTCATGTTGGACTGCGATAAGACAGCCACCCCATGGTGCATATTTGGCTGA